The Oncorhynchus tshawytscha isolate Ot180627B linkage group LG08, Otsh_v2.0, whole genome shotgun sequence genome window below encodes:
- the LOC112255900 gene encoding E3 ubiquitin-protein ligase XIAP isoform X2 produces the protein MSGPGRDSDLESDHAVDWSMMDMRLDSFRGSPLAQQVSAERLARAGFYFTGQADKVRCFSCHKTVENWCGGDTPAERHAEVSPNCKFLSCTHRSRVNSLQGAMLTNEPHYNEDAEDMEFRLRTGEVVDESTYPMVPHMVSEDSRFNTLGPWPSTSPVRPRELAQAGLFYLGESDRVQCFCCGGMLGGWEPGDTAWGEHSKHFPYCFFILGHDVGNLPSQAGREEEVGETRPRPGPRVPMQSFEERLGSFAGIQHPIDHERLARAGFYNTGAPDRVVCFCCGGGLKGWQPDENPWEEHAKHYPGERTGVRQQCSVTRSWQEQCCFKSPEWMFKSRNRGAEVSHGPEGGRDGSGACPGREDHTGEDTQGWDRLLHPGDSAAGLL, from the exons ATGTCAGGCCCCGGGAGAGACAGTGATCTGGAGTCGGACCACGCAGTAGACTGGTCCATGATGGACATGCGGCTGGACTCGTTCCGGGGTTCCCCCCTGGCCCAGCAGGTGTCAGCGGAGAGGCTGGCCCGTGCTGGGTTTTACTTCACAGGACAGGCTGACAAGGTGCGCTGCTTCAGCTGCCACAAAACTGTAGAGAACTGGTGTGGAGGGGACACACCTGCGGAGAGGCACGCGGAG GTCTCCCCTAACTGTAAGTTCCTGAGCTGCACCCATCGTTCCAGGGTCAACTCTCTTCAAGGTGCCATGCTGACCAACGAACCCCACTACAACGAAGACGCTGAGGACATGGAGTTCCGCCTGAGAACGGGAGAGGTGGTGGATGAGTCCACCTACCCCATGGTCCCGCACATGGTCAGCGAAGACTCCCGGTTCAACACCTTAGGCCCGTGGCCCTCCACATCCCCGGTCCGGCCTAGAGAGCTGGCCCAGGCAGGGCTCTTCTATCTGGGGGAGAGTGACCGGGTGCAGTGCTTCTGCTGTGGAGGGATGCTGGGGGGCTGGGAGCCTGGGGACACAGCGTGGGGGGAGCACTCCAAACACTTCCCCTACTGCTTCTTCATACTGGGGCATGATGTGGGGAACCTCCCCTCTCAggcggggagagaggaggaggtaggggagaCCAGGCCACGCCCGGGTCCTCGGGTCCCCATGCAGAGCTTTGAGGAGAGGCTAGGCAGCTTTGCAGGAATCCAGCACCCTATTGACCACGAGAGGCTGGCCAGAGCAGGCTTCTACAACACAG GAGCTCCAGACCGTGTGGTGTGTTTCTGCTGTGGTGGAGGTCTGAAGGGCTGGCAGCCGGACGAGAATCCCTGGGAGGAGCATGCCAAACACTATCCGGG AGAAAGGACAGGAGTTCGTCAGCAGTGTTCAGTTACAAGGTCCTGGCAGGAACAATGCT GCTTCAAGTCACCTGAATGGATGTTCAAGTCACGGAAcag AGGTGCTGAGGTCAGCCATGGCCCAGAGGGCGGTAGAGATGGGTCTGGAGCCTGCCCTGGTAGAGAGGACCATACTGGAGAGGATACGCAGGGCTGGGACAGGCTACTCCACCCTGGAGACTCTGCTGCAGGACTGCTTTAA
- the LOC112255900 gene encoding E3 ubiquitin-protein ligase XIAP isoform X1 → MSGPGRDSDLESDHAVDWSMMDMRLDSFRGSPLAQQVSAERLARAGFYFTGQADKVRCFSCHKTVENWCGGDTPAERHAEVSPNCKFLSCTHRSRVNSLQGAMLTNEPHYNEDAEDMEFRLRTGEVVDESTYPMVPHMVSEDSRFNTLGPWPSTSPVRPRELAQAGLFYLGESDRVQCFCCGGMLGGWEPGDTAWGEHSKHFPYCFFILGHDVGNLPSQAGREEEVGETRPRPGPRVPMQSFEERLGSFAGIQHPIDHERLARAGFYNTGAPDRVVCFCCGGGLKGWQPDENPWEEHAKHYPGCNFLLTEKGQEFVSSVQLQGPGRNNAASSHLNGCSSHGTEVLRSAMAQRAVEMGLEPALVERTILERIRRAGTGYSTLETLLQDCFNRGPDSDAETAENHDEDPFEKLRKLQREKQCKVCMDRDICIVFIPCGHLVVCKECSEALDKCPICCAAITQKIKTYIS, encoded by the exons ATGTCAGGCCCCGGGAGAGACAGTGATCTGGAGTCGGACCACGCAGTAGACTGGTCCATGATGGACATGCGGCTGGACTCGTTCCGGGGTTCCCCCCTGGCCCAGCAGGTGTCAGCGGAGAGGCTGGCCCGTGCTGGGTTTTACTTCACAGGACAGGCTGACAAGGTGCGCTGCTTCAGCTGCCACAAAACTGTAGAGAACTGGTGTGGAGGGGACACACCTGCGGAGAGGCACGCGGAG GTCTCCCCTAACTGTAAGTTCCTGAGCTGCACCCATCGTTCCAGGGTCAACTCTCTTCAAGGTGCCATGCTGACCAACGAACCCCACTACAACGAAGACGCTGAGGACATGGAGTTCCGCCTGAGAACGGGAGAGGTGGTGGATGAGTCCACCTACCCCATGGTCCCGCACATGGTCAGCGAAGACTCCCGGTTCAACACCTTAGGCCCGTGGCCCTCCACATCCCCGGTCCGGCCTAGAGAGCTGGCCCAGGCAGGGCTCTTCTATCTGGGGGAGAGTGACCGGGTGCAGTGCTTCTGCTGTGGAGGGATGCTGGGGGGCTGGGAGCCTGGGGACACAGCGTGGGGGGAGCACTCCAAACACTTCCCCTACTGCTTCTTCATACTGGGGCATGATGTGGGGAACCTCCCCTCTCAggcggggagagaggaggaggtaggggagaCCAGGCCACGCCCGGGTCCTCGGGTCCCCATGCAGAGCTTTGAGGAGAGGCTAGGCAGCTTTGCAGGAATCCAGCACCCTATTGACCACGAGAGGCTGGCCAGAGCAGGCTTCTACAACACAG GAGCTCCAGACCGTGTGGTGTGTTTCTGCTGTGGTGGAGGTCTGAAGGGCTGGCAGCCGGACGAGAATCCCTGGGAGGAGCATGCCAAACACTATCCGGG GTGTAATTTTCTGCTGACAGAGAAAGGACAGGAGTTCGTCAGCAGTGTTCAGTTACAAGGTCCTGGCAGGAACAATGCT GCTTCAAGTCACCTGAATGGATGTTCAAGTCACGGAAcag AGGTGCTGAGGTCAGCCATGGCCCAGAGGGCGGTAGAGATGGGTCTGGAGCCTGCCCTGGTAGAGAGGACCATACTGGAGAGGATACGCAGGGCTGGGACAGGCTACTCCACCCTGGAGACTCTGCTGCAGGACTGCTTTAACAGAGGCCCTGACAGCGACGCAGAGACCGCAGAGAACCATG ATGAGGATCCCTTTGAGAAGCTACGGAAGCTGCAGAGGGAGAAACAGTGCAAAGTGTGTATGGACAGAGACATCTGCATCGTCTTCATCCCCTGTGGGCACCTGGTCGTCTGCAAGGAGTGTTCCGAGGCCCTCGACAAGTGTCCCATCTGCTGTGCAGCCATCACACAAAAGATCAAGACATACATCTCCTAA